A genomic window from Streptomyces mirabilis includes:
- a CDS encoding amino acid permease, translated as MSAPRIKSPQLLMAESGADREGHGLKRTMGLFQLICFGVGAIVGTGIFVGLSDSVAQAGPAVVVSFILAAITCVFTAFSFAELGGAIPVSGSSYSFAYAGLGEGTAFLVGWCLLLEYGVSVSAVAVGWSQYVNELLHSLMGVQLPAALSAGPSDGGIVNLPAVIVIALASVLLIRGVRESARATAAMAVLKLVVLVVFCAIGFSAFKHGNLTPFSPAGLGGIGAGTTAAFFSYIGFDAITTAGEEAKDPRRNIPIAILVCIGLVTLLYCAVALAAIGAVGGDAVAGRPAALSYVVNVVTGSTVGAGVVAFGAVVAIASVVLAVMYGQTRILMSMSRDGLVPRVFEKISPRTSTPVAGTLIVAIVFAVPAAFAPLDAVVNLTTIGTLATMAAVNVAVIALRRRQPGLARTFRVPLYPVVPLLGIGFCLYLMYETGWTTWVQFVCFLAAGFLVYVLYGRRNSRLAVAGAAPGAEVTPDAAERAPQAV; from the coding sequence ATGTCCGCTCCACGCATCAAGTCCCCCCAGCTGCTGATGGCCGAATCAGGCGCCGACCGCGAAGGTCATGGCCTCAAGCGGACCATGGGTCTCTTCCAGCTCATCTGCTTCGGCGTCGGCGCGATCGTCGGCACCGGAATCTTCGTCGGGCTCTCCGACTCGGTCGCACAGGCCGGACCCGCCGTGGTCGTGTCGTTCATCCTCGCGGCGATCACCTGCGTCTTCACCGCGTTCTCCTTCGCCGAGCTCGGCGGCGCGATCCCGGTCTCCGGATCCTCGTACTCCTTCGCCTACGCGGGACTGGGCGAGGGCACGGCCTTCCTCGTCGGCTGGTGTCTGCTCCTGGAGTACGGCGTCTCCGTGTCGGCCGTGGCGGTCGGCTGGAGCCAGTACGTCAACGAACTGCTGCACAGCCTCATGGGCGTGCAGCTGCCCGCCGCGCTCTCGGCCGGCCCGTCCGACGGCGGGATCGTCAACCTTCCCGCGGTCATCGTGATCGCCCTGGCCTCGGTCCTGCTGATCCGCGGGGTGCGCGAGAGCGCCCGGGCGACCGCGGCCATGGCCGTGCTGAAGCTCGTCGTGCTCGTCGTCTTCTGCGCGATCGGGTTCAGCGCCTTCAAGCACGGCAACCTCACGCCGTTCTCCCCGGCCGGGCTGGGAGGTATCGGCGCGGGCACCACGGCTGCCTTCTTCTCGTACATCGGCTTCGACGCGATCACCACCGCCGGCGAGGAGGCCAAGGACCCCCGCCGCAACATCCCGATCGCCATCCTGGTCTGCATCGGTCTGGTCACGCTGCTGTACTGCGCGGTGGCCCTCGCGGCGATCGGCGCCGTCGGCGGCGACGCGGTCGCCGGGCGGCCCGCCGCGCTGTCGTACGTCGTCAACGTGGTCACCGGCTCCACGGTCGGCGCCGGGGTCGTCGCGTTCGGAGCGGTCGTCGCCATCGCCTCGGTCGTGCTCGCGGTGATGTACGGACAGACCCGCATCCTCATGTCCATGTCCCGTGACGGGCTCGTGCCGCGCGTCTTCGAGAAGATCTCGCCGAGGACCTCGACACCGGTCGCGGGAACCCTGATCGTCGCCATCGTCTTCGCCGTCCCGGCGGCCTTCGCCCCGCTCGACGCCGTCGTCAACCTGACGACGATCGGCACGCTCGCCACGATGGCCGCCGTCAATGTCGCGGTGATCGCGCTGCGGCGCCGGCAACCGGGTCTTGCCAGGACGTTCCGGGTGCCGCTCTACCCCGTGGTGCCGCTGCTCGGCATCGGCTTCTGTCTGTACCTGATGTACGAGACGGGCTGGACGACCTGGGTCCAGTTCGTGTGCTTCCTGGCGGCCGGCTTCCTCGTGTACGTGCTCTACGGGCGCCGCAACTCCCGGCTGGCAGTGGCTGGAGCCGCTCCCGGCGCCGAGGTCACGCCGGACGCCGCTGAGCGGGCACCACAGGCAGTCTGA
- a CDS encoding ATP-binding protein: protein MNGPTLHDTPAPASWRIALPHTAAAVPVARALVRTALAELKHAADSDTAELLTAELVANAVEHTAGDGPIELVVELMPTGCQVEVHDPDPEPPGNLTVPEPPGEPDPWQEHGRGLLLIRTLSSSCGHRPTGSGKAVWFRLPVVPAQRRPA, encoded by the coding sequence ATGAACGGACCCACCTTGCACGACACTCCCGCCCCCGCCTCCTGGCGCATCGCACTGCCGCACACCGCCGCGGCCGTGCCGGTCGCCCGCGCCCTGGTCCGCACCGCGCTGGCCGAGCTGAAGCACGCGGCCGACAGCGACACCGCGGAACTGCTCACCGCGGAACTGGTCGCCAACGCCGTGGAGCACACCGCGGGGGACGGTCCCATAGAGCTGGTCGTGGAGCTGATGCCGACCGGCTGTCAGGTCGAGGTGCACGACCCGGACCCGGAGCCGCCCGGCAACCTCACGGTCCCGGAGCCGCCCGGTGAGCCCGATCCCTGGCAGGAGCACGGGCGCGGCCTCCTCCTGATCCGCACCCTCAGCTCGTCCTGCGGCCACCGCCCCACCGGCTCCGGCAAGGCGGTCTGGTTCAGACTGCCTGTGGTGCCCGCTCAGCGGCGTCCGGCGTGA
- a CDS encoding bifunctional salicylyl-CoA 5-hydroxylase/oxidoreductase gives MAGAIAVATRTRASVRVAVIGGGPGGLYAAALLKRLDPGREVTVWERNAPDDTFGFGVVLSDETLGGIEHADPVVYAALQDELVRWDDIDIVHRGVRNTSGGHGFAALGRRRLLEILHERCRSLGVELRFRAEAPPVAELMTVYDLVVAADGVHSPTRAAYAEAFGPSVEEHRCRYIWLAADFAFDSFRFEIVETEHGVMQLHGYPYAADASTVIVEMREEVWRAAGFADLDEQGSVELCGKIFTDALGGRQLRSNKSTWTTFRTVVNDRWSHGNLVLLGDAAHTAHFSIGSGTKLAVEDALALAACLEERPTLDEALAAYEEERRPVVASTQRAARASLEWFENLGLYLHQPARQFAFNLLTRSRRVTHDNLRLRDAHFTAAVEREFGCPPGTPPMFTPFRLRGLTLRNRVVVSPMDMYSAVDGVPGDFHLVHLGARALGGAGLVMTEMVCVSAEGRITPGCAGLYSHRQAESWRRIIRFVHAQAPGTAIGVQLGHSGRKGSTKLMWEGMDEPLEEGNWPLVAASPIPYGPRSQTPRQLCRAQLTDIREQFAAATWRAVRCGFDLLELHCAHGYLLSGFLSPLTNRRTDAYGGSLERRLRFPLEVFDAVRAVWPEERPMTVRISATDWAEGGNTGDEGVAIARAFAAHGADAVDVSTGQVVADEQPEYGRSFQTPFADRIRHETGLPVIAVGAISSWDDVNSLILAGRTDLCALARPHLYDPHWTLHAAAEQGYEGPGVAWPKPYRAGSRRPQTGRMDAPKPRLSLGT, from the coding sequence GTGGCGGGGGCGATAGCCGTGGCGACGCGGACGCGCGCGTCTGTGCGTGTCGCCGTCATCGGCGGCGGTCCCGGCGGGCTGTACGCCGCCGCGCTGCTCAAGCGCCTCGACCCGGGCCGTGAGGTCACCGTCTGGGAGCGCAACGCCCCCGACGACACCTTCGGCTTCGGTGTCGTGCTCTCCGACGAGACGCTCGGCGGGATCGAGCACGCCGACCCGGTGGTGTACGCGGCGCTCCAGGACGAGTTGGTGCGCTGGGACGACATCGACATCGTGCACCGAGGCGTGCGCAACACCTCCGGAGGCCACGGCTTCGCGGCACTCGGCCGGCGCCGGCTCCTGGAGATCCTGCACGAGCGCTGCCGCTCGCTCGGCGTCGAGCTGCGCTTCCGGGCCGAGGCCCCGCCGGTCGCAGAACTGATGACGGTGTACGACCTGGTCGTCGCCGCCGACGGGGTGCACAGCCCGACCCGGGCCGCGTACGCGGAGGCGTTCGGACCGTCGGTCGAGGAGCACCGGTGCCGTTACATCTGGCTCGCCGCCGACTTCGCCTTCGACTCCTTCCGCTTCGAGATCGTGGAGACCGAGCACGGCGTGATGCAGCTGCACGGCTACCCGTACGCGGCCGATGCCTCCACCGTCATCGTCGAGATGCGCGAAGAGGTGTGGCGGGCGGCCGGTTTCGCGGACCTCGACGAACAGGGGTCCGTCGAGCTCTGCGGCAAGATCTTCACGGACGCGCTCGGCGGGCGGCAACTGCGGTCCAACAAGTCGACGTGGACCACCTTCCGTACGGTGGTCAACGACCGCTGGTCCCACGGCAATCTGGTCCTCCTCGGCGACGCCGCGCACACCGCGCACTTCTCCATCGGCTCCGGCACCAAGCTCGCCGTCGAGGACGCGCTCGCGCTGGCCGCCTGCCTGGAGGAGCGGCCCACCCTCGACGAGGCACTCGCCGCGTACGAGGAGGAGCGGCGCCCTGTCGTCGCGTCCACCCAGCGGGCCGCGCGGGCCAGTCTGGAGTGGTTCGAGAACCTGGGGCTGTATCTCCACCAGCCCGCCCGGCAGTTCGCCTTCAACCTCCTCACGCGCAGCCGCCGCGTCACGCACGACAACCTGCGGCTGCGGGACGCGCACTTCACGGCGGCGGTCGAGCGCGAGTTCGGCTGCCCGCCCGGCACACCGCCGATGTTCACCCCGTTCCGGCTGCGCGGTCTGACCCTGCGCAACCGGGTCGTGGTCTCACCGATGGACATGTACTCGGCCGTGGACGGCGTCCCCGGCGACTTCCACCTCGTCCACCTGGGCGCACGGGCGCTCGGCGGCGCGGGCCTGGTGATGACCGAGATGGTGTGTGTCAGCGCCGAGGGCCGCATCACACCCGGCTGCGCCGGCCTCTACTCACACCGGCAGGCCGAGTCCTGGCGGCGGATCATCCGCTTCGTGCACGCCCAGGCACCCGGCACCGCGATCGGCGTCCAGCTCGGACACTCCGGCCGCAAGGGCTCCACGAAGCTGATGTGGGAGGGCATGGACGAACCCCTGGAGGAGGGCAACTGGCCGCTCGTGGCCGCCTCCCCGATCCCGTACGGACCGCGCAGCCAGACCCCCCGGCAGCTGTGCCGAGCCCAACTCACCGACATCCGCGAGCAGTTCGCGGCCGCCACCTGGCGTGCCGTCCGCTGCGGCTTCGACCTCCTCGAACTGCACTGCGCCCACGGCTACCTCCTCTCCGGCTTCCTCTCACCGCTCACCAACCGGCGCACCGACGCCTACGGCGGCTCGCTGGAACGCAGACTGCGCTTCCCGCTGGAGGTCTTCGACGCCGTACGGGCCGTGTGGCCGGAGGAGCGGCCCATGACCGTCCGTATCTCCGCCACCGACTGGGCCGAGGGCGGCAACACCGGGGACGAGGGCGTGGCGATCGCCCGGGCCTTCGCGGCGCACGGCGCCGACGCGGTCGACGTGTCGACCGGGCAGGTGGTCGCCGACGAACAGCCCGAGTACGGCCGGTCGTTCCAGACCCCGTTCGCCGACCGGATCCGCCACGAGACCGGCCTCCCCGTGATCGCCGTCGGCGCGATCTCCTCCTGGGACGACGTCAACTCCCTGATCCTGGCCGGGCGTACGGACCTGTGCGCACTCGCCCGGCCGCATCTCTACGACCCGCACTGGACGCTGCACGCGGCGGCCGAGCAGGGGTACGAGGGTCCGGGCGTCGCCTGGCCCAAGCCCTACCGCGCGGGCAGCCGCCGCCCGCAGACCGGACGCATGGACGCCCCCAAGCCCCGGCTCTCACTGGGGACCTGA
- a CDS encoding PaaX family transcriptional regulator encodes MINVSEQHAPRSLIVTFYGAYGRFMPGPVPVAELIRLLAAVGVDAPSVRSSVSRLKRRGLLEPARTAAGGAGYALSPDARQLLEDGDRRVYAAAPPEDEGWVLAVFSVPESERQKRHVLRSRLAGLGFGTAAPGVWLAPARLYEETRHTLARLRLDPYVELFRGEHLGFAATADAVARWWDLAAIAKQHEAFLDQHATVLRDWRRRADTPPEEAYRDYLLALDTWRHLPYADPGLPAALLPEDWPGARSAAVFRALHERLRDAGASFTEPTDV; translated from the coding sequence GTGATCAACGTGTCAGAGCAGCACGCCCCCCGGTCCCTCATCGTCACGTTCTACGGCGCGTACGGCCGTTTCATGCCCGGCCCCGTGCCGGTGGCCGAGTTGATCCGGCTCCTCGCCGCGGTCGGCGTCGACGCGCCCTCGGTACGCTCGTCGGTGTCCCGGCTCAAGCGCCGCGGACTGCTCGAACCGGCCCGTACGGCGGCGGGCGGCGCGGGGTACGCGCTGTCGCCGGACGCCCGCCAACTGCTGGAGGACGGCGACCGGCGGGTGTACGCGGCGGCGCCCCCCGAGGACGAGGGCTGGGTGCTCGCCGTCTTCTCCGTGCCGGAGTCCGAGCGGCAGAAGCGGCACGTACTGCGCTCACGCCTCGCCGGTCTCGGCTTCGGGACGGCGGCCCCCGGCGTCTGGCTCGCCCCCGCGCGGCTCTACGAGGAGACCCGGCACACCCTGGCGCGGCTGCGGCTCGACCCTTACGTGGAGCTGTTCCGCGGGGAGCACCTGGGCTTCGCGGCGACGGCGGACGCGGTCGCGCGCTGGTGGGACCTGGCGGCGATCGCCAAGCAGCACGAGGCCTTCCTCGACCAGCACGCGACCGTGCTGCGCGACTGGCGGCGGCGCGCGGACACCCCGCCCGAGGAGGCGTACCGCGACTATCTGCTCGCCCTGGACACCTGGCGCCACCTCCCGTACGCCGACCCGGGGCTGCCTGCCGCGCTGCTGCCCGAGGACTGGCCGGGCGCGCGCTCGGCCGCCGTGTTCCGGGCGCTGCACGAGCGGCTGCGGGACGCGGGGGCGAGCTTCACCGAACCCACTGACGTGTGA
- a CDS encoding AMP-binding protein: MDGDTLEPTTSAHVDTFARDHLPPPEQWPELPFDLPELHYPERLNCAAELLGGKPPQRPAFRTPSGDPWTYGDLLARVDRIAHVLTTELGVVPGNRVLLRGPTTPWLAACWLAVLKAGGVAVTVLAQQRPHELTTMCAIAHVTHALCDVRSVDDLAKAEIPGLRITTYGGDAPDDLLLRITGAPDEPFTAVDTAADDVALIAFTSGTTGRPKGCVHFHRDVLAIADTFSKHVLRPRDDDVFTGSPPLGFTFGLGGLVVFPMRAGACSLLLEQAGPKQLLPAITEHRVSVLFTAPTAYRAMLAELDEHDTSSLRRCVSAGENLPAATWRAWHSRTGLRIINGIGATELLHIFISAADEHIRPGTTGVPVPGWQARVVDPEGTPVPDGEPGLLAVRGPVGCRYLTDPRQREYVRRGWNITGDTYVRDPDGYFRYVARADDMIVSAGYNIAGPEVEDALLRHPDVVETAVVGRPDEARGQVVVAYAVLREGARKDAEALRAFLKSELAPYKCPREFVFLDSLPRTATGKLQRFRLRADAPPASGESPSPAAPEGELSTGGGPK; encoded by the coding sequence ATGGACGGCGACACCCTGGAGCCGACGACCTCGGCCCACGTCGACACCTTCGCCCGCGACCACCTCCCGCCCCCGGAGCAGTGGCCCGAACTCCCCTTCGACCTGCCCGAGCTGCACTACCCCGAACGGCTGAACTGCGCCGCCGAACTCCTCGGCGGCAAGCCACCGCAGCGCCCTGCCTTCCGCACGCCGTCCGGCGATCCGTGGACGTACGGGGACCTCCTCGCCCGGGTGGACCGGATCGCCCACGTCCTGACCACCGAACTGGGCGTCGTGCCCGGCAACCGGGTGCTGCTGCGCGGGCCCACCACACCCTGGCTCGCCGCGTGCTGGCTGGCGGTCCTGAAGGCGGGCGGGGTCGCCGTCACGGTGCTCGCCCAGCAGCGCCCGCACGAGCTGACCACCATGTGCGCCATCGCCCACGTCACCCACGCGCTGTGCGACGTACGGTCGGTCGACGACCTGGCGAAGGCGGAGATCCCGGGGCTGCGGATCACGACGTACGGCGGGGACGCGCCCGACGACCTGCTGCTGCGCATCACGGGCGCCCCGGACGAGCCGTTCACGGCGGTCGACACGGCCGCCGACGACGTCGCGCTGATCGCCTTCACCTCCGGCACCACCGGCCGCCCCAAAGGCTGTGTGCACTTCCACCGGGATGTGCTGGCCATAGCGGACACCTTCTCGAAGCACGTGCTGCGGCCCCGCGACGACGACGTCTTCACCGGCAGTCCCCCGCTGGGCTTCACCTTCGGGCTCGGCGGCCTCGTCGTCTTCCCGATGCGCGCCGGCGCCTGCTCCCTGCTGCTCGAACAGGCGGGCCCCAAGCAGCTGTTGCCCGCGATCACCGAGCACCGCGTCTCGGTGCTGTTCACCGCACCGACCGCCTACCGGGCGATGCTGGCGGAGCTGGACGAGCACGACACGAGCTCGCTGCGGCGCTGTGTCTCCGCGGGCGAGAACCTGCCCGCCGCGACCTGGCGTGCCTGGCACAGCCGCACCGGACTGCGCATCATCAACGGCATCGGCGCCACCGAACTGCTGCACATCTTCATCTCCGCGGCCGACGAGCACATCCGCCCCGGGACGACGGGCGTCCCCGTACCGGGGTGGCAGGCGCGGGTGGTCGACCCCGAGGGGACGCCGGTGCCGGACGGCGAGCCCGGACTGCTCGCGGTGCGCGGCCCGGTGGGCTGCCGCTATCTCACCGACCCACGGCAGCGGGAGTACGTGCGCCGCGGCTGGAACATCACCGGCGACACCTATGTGCGCGACCCCGACGGCTACTTCCGGTATGTCGCCCGCGCCGATGACATGATCGTCTCGGCGGGGTACAACATCGCCGGGCCCGAGGTCGAGGACGCCCTGCTGCGCCACCCGGACGTGGTCGAGACGGCGGTCGTGGGGCGGCCCGACGAGGCGCGCGGGCAGGTGGTGGTGGCGTACGCGGTCCTCAGGGAGGGAGCACGCAAGGACGCCGAGGCGCTGCGCGCCTTCCTCAAGTCCGAGCTGGCGCCGTACAAATGCCCTCGCGAGTTCGTCTTCCTGGACTCGCTGCCGCGCACGGCGACCGGAAAGCTGCAACGCTTCCGGCTGCGTGCGGACGCTCCGCCGGCGAGCGGGGAGAGCCCGTCGCCGGCCGCGCCGGAGGGTGAGTTGTCCACCGGCGGCGGTCCCAAGTGA
- a CDS encoding enoyl-CoA hydratase family protein → MSPFTGSAARTSDWQHLRCEVADGVATVTLARPEKLNALTFGAYADLRDLLAELSRERSVRALVLAGEGRGFCSGGDVDEIIGATLSMDTAQLLDFNRMTGQVVRTVRECPFPVIAAVHGVAAGAGAVLALAADFRVADPSARFAFLFTRVGLSGGDMGAAYLLPRVVGLGHATRLLMLGEPVRAPEAERIGLISELADEGDADEAAQRLARRLAEGPALAYAQTKALLTAELDMPLAASVELDASTQALLMTGEDYAEFHAAFTEKRAPKWRGR, encoded by the coding sequence ATGAGTCCCTTCACCGGCTCCGCCGCCCGCACCTCCGACTGGCAGCACCTGAGGTGCGAGGTCGCCGACGGGGTCGCCACGGTCACCCTGGCCCGCCCCGAGAAACTCAACGCCCTCACCTTCGGCGCCTACGCCGACCTGCGCGATCTGCTCGCCGAGCTCTCCCGTGAGCGGTCGGTGCGGGCGCTGGTGCTGGCGGGGGAGGGGCGCGGCTTCTGCTCCGGCGGCGACGTCGACGAGATCATCGGCGCGACCTTGTCCATGGACACCGCCCAGCTCCTCGACTTCAACCGGATGACCGGGCAGGTCGTGCGGACCGTACGGGAGTGCCCGTTCCCGGTGATCGCGGCGGTGCACGGGGTCGCGGCGGGCGCCGGAGCCGTCCTCGCCCTGGCCGCCGACTTCCGGGTGGCCGACCCGAGCGCCCGGTTCGCCTTCCTCTTCACCCGCGTCGGACTGTCCGGCGGCGACATGGGCGCCGCCTATCTGCTGCCCCGGGTCGTCGGGCTCGGTCACGCGACCCGGCTGCTGATGCTCGGCGAACCGGTGCGCGCGCCCGAGGCCGAGCGGATCGGTCTGATCAGCGAGCTGGCCGACGAGGGCGACGCGGACGAGGCCGCCCAGCGACTGGCCCGCCGCCTGGCCGAGGGCCCGGCTCTCGCGTACGCCCAGACCAAGGCCCTGCTCACCGCCGAACTGGACATGCCCCTCGCCGCCTCCGTCGAGCTCGACGCCTCGACCCAGGCCCTCCTGATGACCGGCGAGGACTACGCCGAGTTCCATGCGGCGTTCACGGAGAAGCGCGCGCCGAAGTGGCGGGGGCGATAG